A genomic region of uncultured Roseibium sp. contains the following coding sequences:
- a CDS encoding choline dehydrogenase, whose protein sequence is MEADFVVIGAGSSGCVIANRLSENPSNKVILLEAGGRDINPWIHIPVGYFKTMHNPSVDWCYKTEPDPGLNGRSIDWPRGKVLGGSSSLNGLLYVRGQKEDYDRWRQMGNEGWSWDDVLPLFKRSEDQERGADEFHGTGGPLSVSNMRIQRPICDAWVAAAQTAGYPFNPDYNGATQEGVGYFQLTTKNGRRCSSAVAFLKPARARENLQIITHALVSRINLDGRKVTGITYRDRSGAEQTITVRREVILSGGAINSPQVLMLSGIGDPEQLRQNGIEPVHELSGVGQGLQDHLQARLVFKCNEPTLNDEVRSLFNQARIALKYALFRAGPMTMAASLATGFLKTRPELETPDIQFHVQPWSADSPGEGVHPFSAFTMSVCQLRPESRGEIRLSGPDPRSYPKIIPKYLSTETDCRTIVDGVKIARRIARHAPLTSKIAEEFRPTATLDMEDYDGTLDWARQNSVSIYHPTGTCKMGTDAGAVVDPQLKVHGIDGLRVADCSIMPEIVSGNTNAPAIMIGEKASDLIRANAA, encoded by the coding sequence ATGGAGGCAGATTTCGTCGTAATCGGGGCCGGATCGTCCGGTTGCGTTATCGCCAATCGTCTTAGCGAAAATCCCTCCAACAAGGTCATCCTGCTGGAGGCGGGTGGCCGGGACATAAATCCGTGGATTCACATTCCGGTCGGATATTTCAAGACCATGCACAATCCGTCGGTGGACTGGTGCTACAAGACCGAGCCCGATCCGGGACTGAATGGCCGGTCGATCGACTGGCCCCGTGGCAAGGTACTTGGCGGATCGTCTTCGCTGAACGGTCTTCTTTACGTGCGCGGGCAGAAAGAGGACTATGACCGCTGGCGCCAGATGGGCAACGAAGGCTGGAGCTGGGACGACGTCCTTCCGCTGTTCAAGCGCTCGGAGGACCAGGAACGCGGCGCCGACGAGTTTCACGGGACCGGTGGCCCGCTCTCCGTTTCCAACATGCGCATCCAGCGGCCGATCTGCGATGCCTGGGTCGCGGCGGCGCAGACGGCGGGGTATCCCTTCAACCCGGATTACAACGGCGCGACCCAGGAAGGTGTCGGCTATTTTCAGCTGACCACGAAGAACGGCCGCCGCTGCAGTTCAGCGGTCGCCTTCCTGAAGCCGGCACGCGCGCGCGAGAACCTGCAGATCATCACCCACGCACTCGTCAGCCGCATCAATCTGGATGGCAGGAAGGTCACCGGGATCACCTACCGGGACAGGTCGGGTGCTGAACAGACGATCACGGTCCGCCGCGAAGTCATCCTTTCCGGCGGGGCGATCAACTCGCCCCAGGTGCTGATGCTGTCCGGCATCGGCGATCCGGAACAGTTGCGGCAGAACGGCATTGAACCGGTGCACGAACTGTCCGGTGTCGGTCAGGGCCTACAGGACCATTTGCAGGCAAGGCTGGTTTTCAAGTGCAACGAGCCGACACTCAACGACGAAGTGCGCAGCCTGTTCAACCAGGCGCGGATCGCGTTGAAATACGCGCTCTTCCGGGCCGGTCCCATGACAATGGCGGCGAGCCTTGCAACGGGATTTCTGAAAACCCGGCCGGAGCTGGAAACGCCTGATATTCAGTTCCACGTCCAGCCCTGGTCGGCTGATTCGCCCGGTGAAGGCGTGCATCCGTTCTCGGCCTTCACCATGTCGGTGTGTCAGCTGCGCCCCGAAAGCCGCGGCGAGATCCGCCTTTCCGGTCCGGATCCGCGCAGCTACCCGAAGATCATTCCGAAATACCTGTCGACCGAAACCGACTGCAGGACGATTGTCGACGGCGTCAAGATCGCCCGCAGGATCGCCCGCCATGCGCCGCTCACATCCAAGATCGCCGAGGAGTTCCGCCCGACGGCAACCCTCGACATGGAGGACTACGACGGAACGCTCGACTGGGCGCGCCAGAACAGCGTTTCCATCTATCATCCGACCGGGACCTGCAAGATGGGGACGGATGCCGGAGCGGTGGTCGATCCGCAGCTGAAGGTGCATGGCATCGACGGTCTGCGCGTCGCCGACTGTTCCATCATGCCCGAAATCGTGTCTGGGAACACCAACGCCCCCGCCATCATGATCGGCGAGAAGGCATCGGACCTGATCCGCGCAAACGCTGCTTGA
- a CDS encoding 5-guanidino-2-oxopentanoate decarboxylase, with protein MGVVKRTVGEALIDILEANGVDVVFGIPGVHTVELYRGLAASNIRHITPRHEQGAGFMADGYARMTGKPGVALLITGPGVTNAITAMAQAYQDSVPMLVISGVNARASLGHGEGWLHELPDQRATMASVSRMTHTLHEPRDLPAVMERAFTVMQGRRPGPVHIEIPTDVMDKPIDVEASAATKLSGPRAPSSDVAVLAEKCRNAKAPVIVCGGGAVASVRQIAAFAQRIDAPVVTTVNARGVLSRDPLSVPASPSLAAVRALLAASDTVIALGTQMGPTDYDMYSDGGFPVLADLVRVDIDPDQLTRGPAAALRILSSVDLLLDDLLPALDERNAERNGAARARACRDAVLSGLTPKMRTEIGVLETIRDALPGCVIVGDSTQAIYSGNIYFEAGRPKGWFNAATGFGALGYGPPSAIGASLGEPDTPVVCLVGDGGFQFSLAEIGSAKDCGANVLFLVWNNDGYGEIGTYMIECGIEPEGVTPSAPDFLKIAEAYDVPAVRLTDVDELAPALRRFADRKGPGLIEIHETNTRGATA; from the coding sequence ATGGGCGTCGTAAAAAGAACGGTCGGCGAGGCGCTGATCGATATTCTGGAAGCCAATGGTGTCGACGTCGTCTTCGGTATCCCGGGCGTCCATACCGTGGAACTTTACCGGGGGCTCGCGGCCTCGAATATCCGGCACATCACGCCGCGCCATGAGCAGGGTGCCGGCTTCATGGCGGACGGCTATGCGCGCATGACCGGGAAGCCGGGTGTCGCGCTCCTGATCACCGGTCCGGGCGTGACCAACGCGATCACGGCGATGGCACAGGCCTATCAGGATTCCGTGCCGATGCTGGTGATCTCCGGCGTCAATGCGCGGGCGAGCCTTGGACACGGCGAAGGCTGGTTGCATGAATTGCCCGATCAAAGGGCGACGATGGCAAGCGTTTCGCGGATGACGCACACGCTGCATGAGCCGCGTGATCTGCCGGCGGTCATGGAACGCGCCTTCACGGTGATGCAGGGCCGCAGGCCCGGACCGGTGCATATCGAAATCCCGACCGACGTCATGGACAAGCCCATCGACGTGGAGGCGTCAGCGGCAACGAAGTTGAGCGGACCGCGCGCACCCTCGTCAGACGTCGCAGTGCTTGCGGAAAAATGCCGGAACGCGAAAGCACCCGTGATCGTTTGCGGAGGCGGGGCCGTTGCCTCGGTACGGCAAATCGCGGCGTTCGCCCAGCGCATCGACGCGCCCGTTGTCACCACGGTCAACGCCCGGGGGGTGCTTTCCCGCGATCCTCTTTCCGTCCCCGCGAGCCCGAGCCTTGCTGCCGTGCGCGCGCTTCTCGCGGCGTCCGACACCGTGATCGCGCTCGGAACGCAAATGGGACCGACGGACTACGACATGTATTCCGACGGAGGTTTCCCGGTGCTTGCAGATCTCGTGCGGGTCGATATCGATCCCGATCAGCTCACGCGCGGTCCGGCGGCGGCGCTGCGCATTCTTTCAAGCGTGGATTTGCTGCTGGATGATCTTCTGCCGGCGCTTGATGAGCGCAACGCCGAAAGAAACGGTGCCGCGCGGGCACGGGCGTGCCGGGACGCGGTTCTGTCGGGCCTCACCCCGAAGATGCGGACCGAAATCGGCGTGCTGGAAACAATCCGGGACGCGCTGCCGGGCTGCGTCATCGTCGGCGATTCCACCCAGGCGATCTATTCGGGCAATATCTATTTCGAGGCCGGGCGCCCGAAAGGCTGGTTCAATGCGGCGACCGGCTTTGGTGCGCTCGGATACGGGCCGCCGTCCGCCATCGGTGCAAGTCTCGGAGAGCCGGATACGCCGGTCGTCTGCCTTGTCGGAGACGGCGGGTTCCAGTTCTCGCTTGCCGAAATCGGGTCGGCGAAAGACTGCGGGGCGAACGTCCTTTTTCTCGTCTGGAACAATGACGGGTACGGCGAGATCGGCACCTACATGATCGAGTGCGGGATCGAGCCGGAAGGCGTCACGCCGTCTGCCCCGGATTTTTTGAAGATCGCCGAAGCCTATGACGTTCCCGCCGTGCGCCTGACCGACGTTGACGAGCTTGCCCCGGCGCTGCGGCGGTTTGCGGACAGGAAGGGCCCCGGCCTGATCGAAATCCACGAGACGAACACGCGCGGCGCGACGGCGTAG
- a CDS encoding TetR family transcriptional regulator C-terminal domain-containing protein — translation MSRRAFHRASEADRRRDLIAATLDCIAESGLENATVREIAARAGVTQGLIRHYFVSKDQMLHAAYRDLMAGLIGGVMEAAKGVHPTARGRLRAFIVANLSTPVADAKRLSLWAAFISRVRVDPVFAQIHLESYTAFRSVLEDLVTDVLKEAERDPDPAGCRELAIAINGLIDGLWLEGTLAGELFADTPLSDIAIRSVEALLGGVTLDANMSPPIRKT, via the coding sequence ATGAGCCGCCGCGCGTTTCATCGCGCCAGCGAGGCTGACCGGCGCAGGGATCTCATTGCGGCGACCCTGGACTGCATCGCCGAAAGCGGTCTGGAAAACGCGACCGTGCGCGAAATCGCGGCTCGCGCCGGCGTGACACAGGGACTGATACGCCACTATTTCGTCAGCAAGGATCAGATGCTGCATGCCGCCTACCGGGATCTGATGGCCGGTCTGATCGGCGGTGTCATGGAGGCAGCCAAGGGTGTTCATCCGACAGCGCGCGGCAGGTTGCGTGCGTTCATCGTCGCCAATCTGAGCACTCCTGTCGCCGATGCCAAGCGGCTCTCCCTGTGGGCGGCCTTCATCAGCCGCGTCCGCGTCGATCCTGTCTTCGCGCAGATACACCTGGAAAGCTACACCGCCTTCCGCTCCGTGCTGGAAGACCTCGTGACCGATGTGCTGAAAGAGGCGGAGCGCGATCCGGATCCGGCCGGCTGCCGCGAGCTTGCCATTGCCATCAACGGTCTGATCGACGGCCTCTGGCTTGAAGGCACCCTGGCGGGTGAGCTCTTTGCCGACACGCCTCTATCCGACATTGCGATCCGCTCCGTCGAGGCCCTGCTGGGCGGGGTGACCCTTGACGCAAACATGTCTCCTCCAATCCGAAAGACCTGA
- a CDS encoding IclR family transcriptional regulator, whose protein sequence is MSDDHETEEAGKIPTNLRLLVILEEVARAGVPVAPSTLCELVGLPKPTVHRLLHTAETEGFLQRSLDGRSYGPGKRMRKLSTNTLSSQRIRTERLRVMRDLASDVGETCNLAAPGRDGMVYLDRVETHWPLRIQLPIGTQVPFHSTASGKMYLSTLPGSVLDRLLTSVELERRTEQTLVEPEALKRELAETKTRGFSVDNEEFMDGMTAVAVAIRDDRGRLMTTLSIHAPRQRHNIESLITQLPKLQNAASRLEQIVLE, encoded by the coding sequence ATGTCAGACGACCACGAAACAGAAGAAGCAGGAAAAATACCGACGAACCTGCGTTTGCTGGTCATTCTGGAGGAGGTCGCGAGGGCCGGGGTTCCGGTCGCTCCCTCGACGCTTTGCGAACTGGTCGGATTGCCGAAGCCGACCGTTCACCGGCTGCTTCATACCGCCGAAACCGAGGGGTTCCTGCAACGCAGTCTTGACGGGCGGTCCTATGGTCCGGGCAAACGGATGCGAAAGCTGTCGACGAACACGCTGTCGTCGCAGCGCATCCGGACGGAGCGCCTCCGGGTGATGCGGGATCTTGCCTCGGATGTGGGCGAGACCTGCAACCTTGCAGCACCCGGCCGTGACGGCATGGTCTATCTGGACCGCGTCGAGACGCATTGGCCGCTGCGCATTCAGCTGCCGATCGGAACGCAGGTGCCGTTTCACAGCACCGCAAGCGGGAAGATGTATCTCTCGACCCTGCCGGGGTCGGTTCTCGACCGGCTCCTGACTTCGGTGGAGCTGGAGCGGCGGACCGAGCAGACGCTGGTCGAACCCGAGGCGCTGAAACGCGAACTCGCGGAGACGAAGACGCGCGGGTTTTCGGTCGACAACGAGGAATTCATGGACGGCATGACGGCCGTTGCCGTTGCGATCCGCGACGACAGGGGGCGCCTGATGACGACATTGTCGATTCATGCGCCGAGACAGCGGCACAATATTGAAAGCCTGATCACCCAGTTGCCGAAGCTTCAGAATGCCGCATCAAGGCTCGAACAGATCGTGCTGGAGTAA
- a CDS encoding TRAP transporter large permease → MTDATWVTLISIGVTILFMIGVPVLLVIAYWVIGCSFVLGLTLDNLGAELLNVFNKGFALLAMPLFILTGDLINRSGIARRLSDFAYAVLGWLRGGLAMASLGACGLFAAISGSNSATTATIGSMLHPEMVKGGYDERFSAATAAAGGTVGIIIPPSIIFIVYGFLMNLPISDLFVAGIIPGSLMVIGMQVACWIICRLNGWGFLIPFQLNRILKTAFGAWLGFFAIGLVLWGIYTGKFSPTEAAGVTVGFCMLAGFISYPLNKTLGKRGERPVTEKSYAEMFVVQGFTVTEVPSIVIRSAQITGILAPLIAISVVMQQILSLLGAQATIGDFVTSMGGYHAVLFTSMIIVFVSGMVLESLPVTIILAPILAPIAASVGVDPIHFSVIFLVGASIGFITPPYGLNLYVASGVTGVPYFRLLRYTVPYLVALISVWIVVSLTPELALILLPNR, encoded by the coding sequence ATGACCGATGCAACCTGGGTAACCCTGATTTCCATTGGCGTCACGATCCTGTTCATGATCGGCGTCCCGGTTCTGCTGGTCATCGCCTACTGGGTGATCGGCTGTTCTTTCGTGCTCGGCCTGACGCTCGACAATCTCGGCGCGGAGCTTCTGAACGTCTTCAACAAGGGCTTTGCGCTCCTGGCGATGCCGCTGTTCATCCTGACCGGTGACCTTATCAACCGCTCCGGCATTGCCCGACGATTATCGGATTTTGCCTATGCCGTTCTCGGCTGGCTCAGGGGCGGGCTGGCAATGGCCTCGCTCGGCGCCTGCGGCCTGTTCGCCGCGATCTCGGGATCGAATTCGGCAACGACCGCGACCATCGGGTCCATGCTTCATCCGGAAATGGTCAAGGGCGGCTATGACGAGCGCTTCTCGGCGGCAACGGCCGCGGCAGGCGGAACGGTCGGGATCATCATTCCGCCGTCGATCATCTTCATCGTCTACGGCTTCCTGATGAACCTGCCGATTTCCGATCTTTTCGTCGCGGGCATCATCCCCGGATCGCTGATGGTCATCGGCATGCAGGTGGCCTGCTGGATCATCTGCCGCCTCAACGGCTGGGGGTTCCTGATCCCGTTCCAGCTGAACCGTATTCTGAAAACCGCCTTCGGCGCGTGGCTCGGCTTCTTTGCCATCGGGCTGGTCCTGTGGGGCATCTACACGGGCAAGTTCTCGCCGACCGAGGCGGCAGGCGTGACCGTCGGCTTCTGCATGCTCGCCGGTTTCATCAGCTACCCGCTGAACAAGACCCTGGGCAAACGCGGCGAACGTCCGGTTACCGAAAAGAGCTACGCGGAGATGTTCGTGGTCCAGGGCTTCACGGTCACCGAGGTTCCGTCCATCGTGATCCGCTCGGCCCAGATCACGGGGATTCTCGCGCCGCTCATCGCAATCTCGGTGGTGATGCAGCAGATCCTGTCGCTTCTGGGAGCGCAGGCGACGATCGGCGATTTCGTGACGTCGATGGGCGGCTACCATGCGGTTCTGTTCACATCAATGATCATCGTGTTCGTGTCGGGCATGGTTCTGGAGAGCCTTCCGGTCACGATTATCCTTGCGCCGATCCTGGCACCGATCGCAGCATCGGTCGGGGTGGATCCCATCCACTTCTCCGTGATTTTCCTCGTCGGTGCATCCATCGGTTTCATTACGCCGCCTTACGGGCTCAACCTTTATGTGGCGTCCGGCGTCACGGGAGTTCCCTATTTCCGGTTACTTCGTTATACGGTGCCTTACCTAGTCGCCTTGATCAGTGTCTGGATCGTCGTGTCCCTGACCCCTGAACTGGCGTTGATACTGCTGCCGAACCGATGA
- a CDS encoding pyridoxal phosphate-dependent aminotransferase, whose protein sequence is MRYASITDRLAHLGSGKWTVHLKAREMASKGIPVIELTIGEPDIPPDEALLDEASRAMKAGRTRYSNGRGEPRVVEALVEKYGRRQAGIGEGNILCFPGTQTALFAVMLGLVEGGDAVLVCDPLYATYEGVIAATGASMVPVPLRAEKGFHLQADDLEQAVTPESRVLLLNTPHNPTGATLTRDELVAIGEVCIRHDLWIVCDEVYEELIFNGDFASPFDLPGLTDRTIVVSSISKSHAAPGFRSGWAVGPEDFCTRLLAVSETMLFGGQPFIADMTAKALTEAFDTAERMRALYTRRAALIMDRLAGHNALRPIMPEAGMFLLIDVGASGVDGTVFADRLLEEKGVAVMPGASFGDQAADYIRLSLTVPDDVLSEALDRIAAFADNLDKDEGTHKWAS, encoded by the coding sequence ATGCGATACGCGTCGATAACCGACCGTCTGGCCCACCTGGGCTCGGGCAAGTGGACCGTCCACCTGAAGGCGCGCGAGATGGCGTCCAAAGGAATTCCGGTCATCGAACTGACGATCGGCGAACCGGATATCCCACCCGACGAGGCTCTGCTCGACGAAGCCAGCCGCGCCATGAAGGCAGGGCGCACGCGCTATTCGAACGGGCGCGGCGAGCCGCGTGTCGTTGAAGCCCTCGTGGAAAAATACGGCCGAAGGCAGGCGGGTATCGGGGAGGGTAATATCCTGTGCTTTCCAGGCACCCAAACCGCGCTTTTTGCCGTCATGCTCGGTCTCGTGGAGGGCGGCGACGCGGTGCTCGTCTGCGATCCGCTCTATGCGACATATGAAGGTGTGATCGCGGCGACAGGGGCTTCAATGGTGCCTGTACCGCTGCGCGCGGAGAAGGGGTTTCATCTTCAGGCCGATGATCTCGAACAGGCCGTGACGCCTGAAAGCCGGGTTCTGCTCCTGAACACGCCGCATAATCCGACCGGGGCAACGCTGACGCGGGACGAACTTGTTGCAATCGGCGAGGTGTGCATTCGGCATGATCTCTGGATTGTTTGCGACGAGGTCTATGAAGAGCTGATCTTCAACGGAGACTTCGCGTCGCCGTTCGACCTGCCGGGCCTGACGGACCGCACGATCGTCGTGTCTTCGATTTCGAAGTCGCATGCGGCGCCGGGCTTTCGCTCGGGCTGGGCTGTCGGACCGGAGGATTTCTGTACGCGGCTTCTGGCCGTCTCCGAAACCATGCTGTTCGGCGGGCAGCCGTTTATCGCCGACATGACGGCCAAGGCCCTGACGGAGGCATTCGACACTGCCGAGCGCATGCGTGCGCTTTACACACGGCGGGCGGCGCTGATCATGGATCGCCTTGCCGGACACAACGCGTTGCGGCCGATCATGCCGGAGGCGGGCATGTTCCTGCTGATCGACGTCGGTGCGAGCGGAGTGGACGGAACCGTCTTCGCGGACCGGCTGCTCGAGGAGAAGGGGGTCGCCGTGATGCCCGGTGCCTCCTTCGGCGATCAGGCGGCAGACTACATTCGCCTGTCCCTGACCGTGCCAGACGATGTTCTTTCGGAAGCATTGGACCGGATCGCGGCGTTTGCCGACAACCTTGATAAAGATGAGGGCACGCACAAATGGGCGTCGTAA
- a CDS encoding TRAP transporter substrate-binding protein has translation MSSTLLAAGTFGGAMSLANLASAAESTYDKRFSKPAKHTLKFGAAGFNARNLLIERAGALEFARDLEARTDGEIRIEFIGDNQICGQLSCVEKTQQGIIDIYAASTQNSAGGAPYLNVLDYAFMFPGRASQYYFLYSPESQKILRDPLEKRHGLKFLFSHCELRGIQLGLGWEDRPTVTKLEQLFGTKNRVTGTQLGRIAMKALNLNPVPVAWEETLDGLKQGLIDGAETWASAVAYANMSPVVSQSVDLKFFCGTEHTSMSASVFDSLEGNLQDAVMESAYWAQAHVQAANEAALVKTVGFSDPQLPDTIFVENNVRPAFLPDSEIKLAEEMCSPEFQPQLWQEWRDRLNGWAGGIDTYQEIYDIARRVPADMKPENVEPRRWWKG, from the coding sequence ATGAGCTCGACGCTGCTGGCAGCGGGTACCTTCGGCGGTGCAATGAGCCTTGCCAACCTCGCCTCGGCGGCCGAATCAACCTACGACAAGCGGTTTTCAAAGCCTGCCAAGCATACGCTGAAGTTCGGCGCAGCGGGTTTCAATGCCCGGAACCTGTTGATCGAACGGGCCGGCGCACTTGAATTCGCGCGGGATCTGGAAGCACGGACAGACGGTGAAATCCGTATCGAGTTCATCGGCGACAACCAGATCTGCGGTCAGCTTTCCTGCGTGGAAAAAACCCAGCAGGGCATCATCGACATCTATGCCGCTTCGACCCAGAACTCGGCCGGCGGCGCGCCCTATCTCAACGTGCTCGACTACGCGTTCATGTTCCCGGGCCGGGCATCGCAGTACTATTTCCTCTATAGCCCGGAATCGCAGAAGATCCTGCGTGATCCGCTTGAGAAACGTCACGGTCTGAAGTTCCTTTTCAGCCACTGCGAACTGCGCGGTATCCAGCTGGGTCTTGGATGGGAAGACCGTCCGACGGTTACGAAGCTTGAGCAACTGTTCGGCACCAAGAACCGTGTGACCGGTACGCAGCTCGGCCGTATCGCCATGAAGGCGCTGAACCTGAACCCGGTTCCGGTTGCCTGGGAAGAAACGCTCGACGGCCTGAAACAGGGCCTGATCGATGGCGCCGAGACCTGGGCGAGTGCCGTGGCCTATGCCAACATGTCGCCGGTCGTCAGCCAGTCGGTCGATCTGAAGTTCTTCTGCGGCACCGAGCACACGTCGATGTCGGCGAGCGTCTTCGACAGCCTGGAAGGCAATCTGCAGGACGCAGTGATGGAGTCTGCCTACTGGGCGCAGGCGCACGTGCAGGCGGCCAACGAGGCTGCGCTCGTGAAAACGGTCGGCTTCTCCGATCCGCAGCTGCCGGACACGATCTTCGTCGAGAACAATGTGCGCCCGGCCTTCCTGCCGGACAGCGAGATCAAGCTTGCGGAAGAAATGTGCTCGCCCGAGTTCCAGCCGCAGCTGTGGCAGGAATGGCGTGACCGTCTGAACGGCTGGGCCGGTGGCATCGACACCTACCAGGAGATCTACGACATCGCACGCCGCGTTCCGGCCGACATGAAGCCTGAGAACGTCGAACCACGGCGTTGGTGGAAAGGCTGA
- a CDS encoding TRAP transporter small permease subunit — protein MAIWSDLGAILSAFASQDSWEIRNALKSEAAWILGAFVTAIGGLLIVLIYRLVPFLDRHLERTIMVWSYLAIAFIIFWGVIDRFVFANQQPWSTTIPPLLFMIMTWFGAAFNVRLRTHLSFSEFRSVMPRWGQMACLCLDAVLWFIFAVIVLVTTLRLTALSASNFQIVLGTDNVMQWWFLLTAPLSFLLLAARVLENLFDDIRNWRTNQPLIKQAVIGEDT, from the coding sequence ATGGCAATCTGGTCGGATCTTGGCGCGATCCTGAGCGCTTTCGCATCGCAAGACAGTTGGGAAATCCGTAACGCGTTGAAATCGGAGGCAGCCTGGATTCTGGGTGCGTTCGTAACAGCGATCGGCGGCCTGCTCATCGTTCTCATCTATCGGCTTGTGCCCTTTCTCGATCGGCATCTTGAACGCACCATCATGGTGTGGAGCTACCTGGCGATTGCCTTCATCATCTTCTGGGGTGTGATCGACCGGTTCGTGTTCGCAAACCAGCAACCCTGGTCCACCACCATTCCGCCGCTGCTTTTCATGATCATGACATGGTTCGGAGCGGCCTTTAACGTGCGCCTGCGCACGCATCTCAGTTTCTCCGAATTCAGATCGGTGATGCCGCGATGGGGACAGATGGCTTGCCTCTGCCTTGATGCCGTTCTCTGGTTCATCTTCGCCGTCATCGTTCTGGTGACGACCCTCAGGCTGACGGCGCTGTCCGCCTCGAATTTCCAGATCGTGCTGGGGACCGACAACGTCATGCAGTGGTGGTTCCTGCTCACCGCGCCGCTGTCCTTCCTGCTTCTTGCGGCCAGGGTGCTTGAAAACCTCTTCGACGACATCCGCAACTGGCGCACCAACCAGCCGCTGATCAAGCAGGCCGTGATCGGGGAGGACACCTGA